The following coding sequences are from one Neodiprion lecontei isolate iyNeoLeco1 chromosome 7, iyNeoLeco1.1, whole genome shotgun sequence window:
- the LOC124295409 gene encoding uncharacterized protein LOC124295409 produces MSWNEECSVMLDENHLGTVINSTTSRVSSRNENTRTRHRGYPNETRYAETPLKIRTVLRYILAGKRGGEYARCETSATRTIRTAGAHLVYPNLRSGMEYPRRFDIRCTLHVAEGDQEEKYSQGPTARANKYRRIFHRIRLNSDEPSNSRTNCEFNRLLDILCHVRLFLYERCINSNGLNS; encoded by the exons gCACAGTCATTAATTCAACGACGAGTCGGGTTTCTTCGAGGAACGAAAATACGAGGACAAGGCATCGCGGATATCCCAACGAGACGAG ATACGCTGAAACCCCATTGAAGATCCGGACGGTCCTGAGATACATACTTGCCGGTAAGCGGGGAGGAGAGTATGCCAGATGCGAAACCTCGGCGACACGAACGATTCGAACAGCCGGTGCTCACCTTGTATATCCTAATTTGCGAAGCGGAATGGAATATCCGAGGAGATTTGATATAAGGTGTACTTTGCACGTGGCGGAAGGG gACCAGgaggaaaaatattcacagGGTCCAACTGCCAGGGCAAACAAATACCGTCGTATCTTTCACCGGATTCGCTTGAACAGCGACGAACCGAGCAACTCACGGACAAATTGCGAGTTTAACAGACTGCTGGATATATTATGTCATGTTCGCCTCTttctat ATGAAAGGTGCATAAATTCGAACGGATTGAACTCCTGA